The genomic segment ACCGGCCGCTGGTGCTGGCCGCGCTGAGCAACGGTTTGCTCTGGCGGTACGAGCAGACCTCGGCCGCCGCCGATCTGGACGGGGCGGCCGAGCGGCTGCAGGAGGCGATCGCCGCGCCGGGGCTGCCGATCGGGGAGCGGGCCGGCTTCCGCGGTGATCTCGCGGCCGTCCTGCGGTCCCGCTTCCTCCGGTACGGCGATCCGGCCGACCTGGACGAGGCGATCGAGGCCGCTTCCGACGCCGTACGCCACTCCGGCAACCCCGCGTCCGCCGTCACGAATCGGGCTTTGGCGCTGCTCGCCCGGTACGAGCTGAGCGCCGACACCGCCGACCTGCTGGCCGCGCTGCGGGACGCCCGCGAACCGGCCCGTGGGCCCCTGCACCGCGGGCTGCGGCTGGGCGCGCTGATCAGCGCGCTCGGCGCCCGCTACCAGTACACCGACGACCCGGACGACCTGAGCGGCGCGATCGCGGCCGGTCGGGAGGCGCTGGCCACACTGTCCCGGTTCGACCCGTACCGCGCGCTCTACGCGAACGAGCTCAGCCTCCTGCTGCGCGTCACCGGCCGGCCGGAGCTGCTCACCGAGGCGGTCGAGGTGGCCGAGGACGCGCTGCGCGACGACCCACCGGACAATGTCGACCACCCCGGCCGGCTCAGCACGCTCTCGATGGCGCTGTTCATGCGGCACCTGGCCGGCGGGGAGCCCGACGACCTGCGGCGGGCTCGGGAGCTGGCCGAGCAGGCCGCGGCGGCCGGTGCGCTCGGCCGGCCGATGCTGCTGCAGCGGGTGAGCCTGATCGAGCGGCGCTGGTTCGACGTGACCGGCGACGAGGCGGCCCTCGACCGGGGGGAACAGGCGGTCCGGGAGGCGCTGGGCCTGATCGGGCCGGGGGATCCGCTGGCCGACGCGCTGAGGTGTGAACTGGCGGAACTGCTGCGCCGCCGGCCGGGCGACCCGCAACGCCGCGCCGAAGCCCGGCAGCTGCTGATCACCGCGGTCCGGGGGCGGGCGCCGACCCTGTCGATCTACAGCGCCCTGCGCGCCGCGGTCGCGCTCGGTGAACTGGCCGCCGAGGACGGCCGGGCCGCCGACGCGCTGCTCGGCTACCGCCGAGCGGTCGAGCTGCTGCCCACGGCGGCCTGGCCGGGACTGCGGCGGACGGTGCGCGAGGCCCGGCTGGCCGAGGCGCCCCGGGCGACCGACGCGGCCGCGACGGCGGTGCAGGCCGCACAGCCCGGCCTGGCCGTGGAACTGCTGGAGGCGGGCCGGGCGGTCCTCTGGTCGCAGCAGCTGAGCCGGCGCTCCGACCTGAGCCGGTTGCGGGTGGCCGCGCCCGCGACGGCCGAGCGCCTCAACGAGATACGCGGCTGGTTCGAGCGACCCACGGCGGAGGGCGAATGAGGACCGGGAAAACCGACGTCGATCGCCGGATGTCGCTGGCCCGCGAATGGGACCAGCTCGTCACCGAGGTGCGCGACCGGCCCGGCTTCGCGGACTTCCTGCGGCCGCCGCGGCTGACGACGCTGCTGCCGGCGGCCGCGGGCGGCCCGGTGATCATCCTGAACGTGAGCACCTGGCGCTGCGACGCGCTCGTCATCCGTACGGGTGGGGTCGAGGTCGTCGCCTTGCCGCGGCTCACCGCCGAGCGGGTCGCCGAGCAGGTGCAGGCGTACCTGACCGCGGTCGGCGTCCGGCAGCGGGCGACCGAGCGCGGCGCCGGGCGGCGGGACCTGGCGGCGACAGCGGGCGTGGAGGAAGCCCTGGACGACTGTCTGCGGTGGATGTGGGACGCGTTCGCCCACGAGATCCTGGACCGGCTGGGCCACACCGGGCCGCCCGCGCCGGGACAACCGTGGCCACGCGTCTGGTGGTGCCCGACCGGGTTGCTGACGCTGCTGCCGATCCACGCCGCGGGCGATCACCGCACCCCGGGCGCCGCCGTGCTCGACCGGGTGGTGTCGTCGTACACGCCGACCCTGCGGGCCCTGCTCGAGGCGCGGCCGCACACCTCGGGCCCGGGCCGGATGCTCTTCGTCGGCATGCCGGAGACACCGGGCCAGGCCCAGCTGCCCAACGTACGGGTGGAGGAAGGTCTGATCGGACGTCACTTCACCGGGGCCGCCACCCGCCTGGTCGGACCGTCCGCCACCCGTGACGCCGTGCTGCGCGCCCTGCCCACGTACGACTGGGTCCACTTCGCCTGCCACGGCGAGCAGAACCTGGCCGACCCGTCCCGCGGAGGCCTGGTGCTGCAGGACGGCTCGCTCACCGTGACCGACCTGGCCTCCGGGCAGTACCGCGGCGAGTTCGCGTACCTGTCCGGCTGCAAGACGGCGGTGGGCGGACGGGACCTTCCGGACGAGGCGATCACGCTGGCCGCCGCGTTGCACTACACGGGATACCGGCACGTCATCGCCACTTTGTGGTCGGTCTGGGACGAGCAGGCGGCGCAGGTGGCCGCAGACGTGTACGCGGCCCTGGTGACCGGCGGCGTCCCCGACGCCCGCCCGGCGGCGCACGCCCTGCACCGGGCGGTCCGGCGGCTCCGAACCGCCCAGCCGGACCGGCCCAGTGTCTGGACACCGTTCGCCCACACCGGCCCGTGACGCCTGATCCCCGCTGGCCGCGGGCAAGACAACGGCATCGCCCGAGGGCGGTGCCGTCGTCTTTTTCTTCGGTCTTACTGCTTGAGGGCCTTCGCGGCCGGCTGCCAGGTGGAGCGGTCGGCGACGTCGGCCACCCGGATGGACTGGGCGATCTTCTTCAGCTCCGACTCCGGCAGGTCGGCCCCGGTGCCCTGGTTGCTGACCTGCACCTGAACCTTGCCGTCGGCGCTCCACACGTTGCAGAAACCGTTGGGGTAGCAGGCCGTCTTCCCGGCCTTCGCCTTCTGGTTC from the Paractinoplanes abujensis genome contains:
- a CDS encoding CHAT domain-containing protein is translated as MRTGKTDVDRRMSLAREWDQLVTEVRDRPGFADFLRPPRLTTLLPAAAGGPVIILNVSTWRCDALVIRTGGVEVVALPRLTAERVAEQVQAYLTAVGVRQRATERGAGRRDLAATAGVEEALDDCLRWMWDAFAHEILDRLGHTGPPAPGQPWPRVWWCPTGLLTLLPIHAAGDHRTPGAAVLDRVVSSYTPTLRALLEARPHTSGPGRMLFVGMPETPGQAQLPNVRVEEGLIGRHFTGAATRLVGPSATRDAVLRALPTYDWVHFACHGEQNLADPSRGGLVLQDGSLTVTDLASGQYRGEFAYLSGCKTAVGGRDLPDEAITLAAALHYTGYRHVIATLWSVWDEQAAQVAADVYAALVTGGVPDARPAAHALHRAVRRLRTAQPDRPSVWTPFAHTGP